From one Nycticebus coucang isolate mNycCou1 chromosome 14, mNycCou1.pri, whole genome shotgun sequence genomic stretch:
- the LOC128564633 gene encoding olfactory receptor 52P1-like — MGQANESQLSPDTFLLLGIPGLEHLHVWIGIPFCSMYVVAVVGNVTILAVVRAERSLHEPMFLFLCMLSVTDLVLSTSTLPRMLCLFWLGVHDIAFDACLAQMFFIHSFTAMESGFFLAMAIDRYVAICDPLHHATILTHTLIAIMSAAVVFRGVAFFSPHPILLKRLPYCRTRVIAHTYCEFMAVVKLACVDTGATKRYSLSVASVIGSCDGFLIAVSYVLILRAVFRLPSREASLKALGTCGSHVCVILVFYSTAVFTFLTHRFGHNVAPQIHIFIANMYLLVPPFLNPIVYGIRTKKIRDHVINSLRVKVA; from the coding sequence ATGGGACAAGCCAATGAATCGCAATTATCTCCAGATACCTTCTTGCTTCTGGGCATCCCAGGACTAGAGCACCTGCACGTCTGGATCGGGATTCCCTTCTGCTCCATGTACGTGGTGGCCGTGGTGGGGAATGTGACCATCCTGGCCGTGGTGAGGGCAGAGCGAAGCCTCCACGAGCCTATGTTCCTGTTTCTGTGCATGCTCTCGGTCACTGACCTGGTCCTCTCCACGTCTACTCTACCCCGCATGCTCTGCCTCTTCTGGCTCGGGGTCCACGACATTGCCTTTGATGCTTGTCTGGCCCAAATGTTCTTCATCCACAGCTTTACTGCCATGGAGTCAGGATTCTTCCTGGCCATGGCCATTGACCGTTATGTGGCCATCTGTGACCCGCTACACCACGCCACCATTCTCACCCACACCCTCATTGCCATAATGAGTGCTGCTGTGGTATTCAGGGGAGTAgccttcttttctccacatcctatCTTGCTCAAGCGGCTGCCCTACTGTAGAACTCGAGTCATTGCCCACACCTACTGTGAGTTCATGGCTGTGGTGAAATTGGCGTGTGTGGACACAGGAGCCACTAAGCGTTACAGTCTCAGTGTGGCCTCTGTCATTGGTTCCTGTGATGGATTTCTCATTGCTGTCTCTTATGTTTTAATTCTCCGTGCAGTCTTTCGTCTTCCATCACGGGAAGCAAGTCTTAAAGCTCTAGGTACATGTGGCTCCCATGTCTGTGTCATCCTTGTTTTCTACTCCACAGCTGTCTTTACCTTCCTGACCCACCGTTTTGGCCACAATGTGGctccccaaattcatatcttTATTGCCAATATGTACCTTCTGGTACCACCCTTTCTTAATCCCATTGTTTATGGTATTAGGACTAAGAAAATTCGAGACCATGTCATTAATTCTCTAAGGGTAAAAGTTGCCTGA